In the genome of Abyssalbus ytuae, the window GGTTAATGTCTTTTCACCTGTTTCAGAGTCTGTAGCTCCCTTTTTCCAGTAAATTTCCTCATAGAGTGTTTCTATACTATCCTGCTCTGAAAGCTTTTCTCTTACCGAATTATGAACAAGGTTAATTAACGGGGTTGCATAAATTTCTATCATCCTGAACTGTGCCGACTGAAAACCACTGGCAGGCAAAAGAGACATACGGTATTGGAGGAATTGCTCCCGTTCCATCCCGTTTATCATAATATCAAATGATGATATTAAAACCCGGTAATAGTTATTTATACGATTAATTTTTTGAAGGAAAAAATCCAGGTTTTGAAGTTTATCATCAATTATTTGCTTTTGCTCATGTATAATTAACTTAAAATAAAGCTCTGTAATTTGATGGTACATGATGAAAATCTCTTCATCGGGGAAATGGGTTTTTGGAATTTGAAGGCTCAATAATGTATCGAGATGAATATAATCCCAGTATGTTAAATAACGCTGGTGCAAAAGGCCGTCCAGGTACGATCCTAAATCCTGACCGGAATTTTTATATTTTTCTTCTAATTTGGCTAACCGGGAAGCAATCTCTGGTTTAATGTTCATTTTTTACTGATCAACTTCTATTTTAAACTGATGTTTCAGACCTTTGAAGGCTTCTAAATCTGCCTTAAGCGAACCAATAGCTAAATCTGCTTTTATTCTTATTGGCACTTTATTATCATCGTCCGAAACCCACAAAGTTAAACTTTCTTCTTCTTTAAAAACTCTTCCCGATTGTACATAAGGACGGAATTTTAAGCATCTTACTTTACCAAATTTTGTCCTTGTGGTTTCCCTTCCTAAAAATTTCAATTTAAACTTAAAAGTTTCATCTTCTTCAAAAAGTAAATCCAGGGTTATTTCATCGCCTTTTTTTATACTCTTTACATCATAATTGTTTCGCAAATAATAGAAAGCCGAAAGTAAATCCTGAATATTGTCGGGAGTTTTTAAAACATGGGTTTTATTGTGCTTATGATCTTTAACAACAGCTTTATTGTTATCATGATCAAAGTCTATTTCAATATCTTTAGTGTAACCGCCTTCGTCAATCTTCCTGATAAATTTGTACGGTTTTATAGTTTTTTTATCAAAATAACTTTCGTAATTGTCTTCTACTTTAAAAAACCAACGTGCCATTCCGGTTGTTTCACCATAGCCCTTTACATGATAAACTTCGTTGCCATTA includes:
- a CDS encoding tryptophan 2,3-dioxygenase family protein gives rise to the protein MNIKPEIASRLAKLEEKYKNSGQDLGSYLDGLLHQRYLTYWDYIHLDTLLSLQIPKTHFPDEEIFIMYHQITELYFKLIIHEQKQIIDDKLQNLDFFLQKINRINNYYRVLISSFDIMINGMEREQFLQYRMSLLPASGFQSAQFRMIEIYATPLINLVHNSVREKLSEQDSIETLYEEIYWKKGATDSETGEKTLTLKQFEYRYTPRFMRIAKEVKNTTIYNKYLQLPDNVRNNHKLISAMKSLDVNANVNWNLMHMGATYRHLKKDKSAIEATGGTNWKEYLPPSFQKIIFFPEIWSHEEKNNWGKQWIEHMFNPEKE
- a CDS encoding DUF3108 domain-containing protein, giving the protein MKKIYLAILFLVFTSFNSAENNGAKKNSFAAGEWFKFRIHYGFLNASYATLNLKETTLNGNEVYHVKGYGETTGMARWFFKVEDNYESYFDKKTIKPYKFIRKIDEGGYTKDIEIDFDHDNNKAVVKDHKHNKTHVLKTPDNIQDLLSAFYYLRNNYDVKSIKKGDEITLDLLFEEDETFKFKLKFLGRETTRTKFGKVRCLKFRPYVQSGRVFKEEESLTLWVSDDDNKVPIRIKADLAIGSLKADLEAFKGLKHQFKIEVDQ